Genomic DNA from Vanessa atalanta chromosome 17, ilVanAtal1.2, whole genome shotgun sequence:
AATTGACATTCTATCGAGCTAAGTATGAATGTATCCAGGGATTTGATTGCACTTTATTTATTGACACATAAACTGTCTTTGACGTAACGTCCGCAATTACTTTCCGtccgtattatataaataattatgtccgTAAAATTTTTCGTGATTAGCACTTATAAGCATGCCGGAAAACTTTTCGATTTCTACTTGAGTAGGATTAGGAGACAATTATGTATCTTTACTATAGAAGTTATCtactaagatttttaatataaatcattagaGTGAAGatcaactatatatatttaaaaaaatatatattatctttagatATAATCTAACTGttgaaaaattagtaaatagaaGCAAATATACGAAATTCATATGAGACAgctatttaaatctatataaaaaaagataagaaacaacagtaggtacatattttgtaatgcctaactgaaaaaactactgaaccaatttacataaaacttatatcaaaattaaaattattacaaaagcaGCATTTTATTCAcatgctttaaatttagactgtTGATATGGCAATCGTAAATTACatattcttgtattattataaaggtcAATACTGACCCGTGACACATTGTGATCCCTTATAACTATAGAATGATGATCCCCTTCTCTGCCAATAGTGCCGCCATCTTTAGTTATGAGATACAAACTGCCAACTTTCAGTTTAGGTAAGTTTGTCTCCCTTACGATAACTCTCATGCATGGTGGGTGGTGCTTGGCGACTGATTCTGGAaatgaattatttcaaatattatcagtttaaactgaaaaaaaaaaacaatgcaaaaTGCatagtaacatttaaatatttattcaatagaataagcaattctttatttgttttatattaaatccttgtaataaaattaaaaataatccatCTGAATCTACAatccttattatattatcatattggAAATATAGATGTTTATTCGATTAAATTTAGACaggtttgtttttgtattgataAGTACAGGCATAGTTTGgttcaattcaatttttataatatattcatggcTGTATTGTATTCCCCATTTACCATCATCACTAGCAGTAGATGTACTTGCATCTGATCCTGCATCAGACAATTCACTAGAAGTGTCACTGCACTCTCCGTCTTCTAACTCTTCTGCAGCTACATTCTCTATATCATTCACAACTTCTTTTTCATCAATGTCTCTGTTAGCTTctgtaatttcattttcatttgttcCCTGTTTCTTCTTTTTCGAATCTCTAGAAGTTTTCTTGCGTTTTGGTTTGCTTCCATCTTCTTCCTTTTCCTGTAATATAACATTTCAGATGTTGGTATTTGGAAGCAACTTGTGAGCATTCTATTTACCTAAGGCAGTTGCGCCTCGGAGTGAAACCTGAGTGAATTGTTTGGTCAGGTTTTCAACATCATCAGTTTTAGTTGCCtgaaagaagaaaatatatttggaaacAAGCAATACATGACAATATTTCATTATAgaggattatatattttacatatatgtaatctCAAACAgccttacttataaacattgtttactttaaaactGATTCTCATAGTctatcattgatttgacatttgaatgaAGAACTGTTTATAGTTTaacaatgctgtcttcttcACTTCACTGCCTTgtctttcaaatatttataggtaaagccgaaagagttttatcaaatttaatttaaatcaatttgtaaCATATAAGTTTCTCCCACCTTTTTGTGTTTCTTTGCTTTCTTCTTCTCGTGAGCGATCAGAGATTTATTCTCAGCACTTTTATCAGGATATGAATGGAACacaaatgtttgtttttcattaGAATAATAGTAGTAACACCCTGTATCTGTATGATAGTAGAGTCCAAgatcctataaataaaattaatgattaattcaTAAAGATTTCTATACAATAAATCATTAGCAAAGAATGGAATTAACATTGATTGGTATAGTATAGATTTTgttagtatgtatataatacttaaataatagcATTAACATTTACACATATCATTCATGTATGTTTAGGTGACTcacagtattataataatacccaGTTTTATAGTCATAGTACATTCCAGCAGACTCCACATACACCATACCGGTGTCTTGGAGAGCACTCTGAGCTACTTCTTTAACTTGCTCTGCAAtacttttttcactttttccaTTGCTCTGAGTAATCCATGCTGCGGGTTCTTCACTTTTACTATCTGTAGCTTCTTTAAcgtatttcttttcttttcgaCCAGTAGATTGTGCTTGTACAGTTTTCGAAATTTTTGATTGTTCCTCatttgtgaataatttatttttacttgttttaacCTATAAattgcatgtgtgtgtgtgttataattatacatgatttaaaaaaatatatatgagattcgtccaataaaaaattcaaagtaGCTAAGAAGCTATGAACTATACCTTTTCCAGTTGCTCTTTTAGAGATTTTATAagggtatttttctttttaatgcagtgtcgcatttttaatattaaatttaagatttcaGGCCTGTATTTTAAAGACATTCGAAgagatcttaaattaataagacgTCGTTTTTTcggacatttaatatttttatctgaatTATTTTCTGCCATTCTTACAAAACTATGTAAAACTaagttatattcaaattaaaataaacatatacacaTTTAAACCAAACTTTCTTcaattttacgtatattttataggtaaattaaagtagaattactggtaaactaaactaaatctACAAAACAAACTACAATATTAGTTTAAACGTCAAACAAATATGACACTCGTCAGTTGACAATGTCATCGACAGCTACAGAttcatgataatatattattacagatataaaaaacattCGTCTTCTATATTCTAAGTAAAATATGATTGCGTTATACGAAGAACTCTACCTGTCTGTCTGTACAAAggtagagttactttcgcatcaattattaaaatcaattggaATCGAAGAAGGAGTACAAATTGTTATGtagtctttaatatatttgaaatatgaagCGCTTTCCAAGCTGtttacaaatgtaattaaatttaataggtCTTATGGACAATGCACTACTAGCAGTTTATGATTGATTggatctttataaataatcaaaaactaacacgacattttttcaatttcattaactttaaaataggaAGCAAATATATCTGCTTTTCAGGCCTCCATAAGAATAGGTGTCCTGTGTGCCCTTATAAAGAAAGTAAAGAAGGCACTGAATTGAAAACTATTATATCGATAACAACTTCGCCGACATTcataatgaatgtattttttcacaaatccataattatatatcataacctcaataacgtataataatattttataataacaattcagtGTAAATTCTATTTCTGTGTCTTTACTCCTCCTCCGAATCCGCTGTAATTATTAGAAAAGTATTTActtgttttaagattttaaggctatattatataaaatagaatatgtatttttattcgcCAGTGTACcaagtttatcttttttttatttatattatcttttttttatttaaaaatgtagaccttaaaaaagaaaaaacaatgtatctaataaaatagagacatttagaaattgtaaagttttcttatccaatataaacataaacatgaaTATTTGATGCATGCAGTGATTATGGTTAAAGATACTTTATTTCTcaaaaagaaattacatttcacTTACTTGAGAAAATtacctataaaaagaaatacaattatcatgagtgtaaattatatattaattacctaTGTAATACAATTGTAATTTCTGTTGGtgatccttttaaaataaaaataaataaataaaacaatttaatttgtaaaacatattttttaaaagtattattttaaattttatctgctGCCTAACCGGTTACtattctgattaaaaaaaaaaataatgacggtGACTTTAAAAAGGGCGGGATTCGAGGCCGACACGAGTTACGACTAGGTATATACCGActcgattttgatttttgatatagATAATAGAAATTGTAGGAGTAAGGTATTCAATGTATGTatctttaaagtaaattattataatgagaaACAATTTACTATATAGTTACCTTGGTTTTTCCTTTGAGACGTGGTATGTTGTATatagatgttattatttaaaaaaacttaatttttaaattcattctaaAAACATGGAtaacatgtaataaaaattctacAGTAAATACTGTacattctataaaaaattaatgatttcataatgttttattaataccaTGCATAGCTTTATTATAATTCCTACACACACTTGTTTAAATAATCCTTTATATTaagagtattaaataaaagaaacaaatcaCTAgaccattttattaaattagaaaaactcaataattacataaattatgtgCGTTTTGATGTgaagtgtttaaaaataatatttgtcatacatacataagtatattattaaattataataaaatggttCGGTTTTATATGGACATTATTAAGTACAActactaagaaataaaaatataatataattaaaagaaacttTTAGCTGatctataaaattgtataacacTAAAAAGatctataaatgcaaaaattctAAATGAGTATAcagtagaaaaaaatacatccaaagtaaaagttattttatagctCATTTCGTTTAATTCCCTATCGTTTACATAATTTGATTAATCTTACGCCTATGGTAATAATTAGACAAgtacaaaatgatattttattcttaaaaaatatctattcgtAGCCTAAAACTAAGGTCAGTTGTATAACtcatgttatttataatgtacacGCCAGCTAATTGTATTATAAGTTTAACTTACTCTTGTAtatccaatttaaataattgcgtGAGCAATTTTATtgaccaataaaaaataattgcttaacgacaaaataatatttcgtaatttgCGACTCCATATTATCGGAGCGTctaatatattaagtgaaatGCGATAACTCGCGTCTCATTTGTAGAGATATAAACGTGTGTGCTTTTTATTTAGTCTTAGTTTCATAACATCTCTCTAATACATCGTTCTGTGTTCTACGTTCACATACACGCACGCATAGcctaatatatttgtgtatggAAGAATTAAGCTAAAGGCTAATGTTACATTTTCGATAtgttcattaaaatacattattacataacatttctCAAACAATGGCACGCATTTAGCCAACACACGTAATGAACTGTTTTTGGTCtagccttaaatatttatttatatattattgtttcatgATATCTATCGATTAGTTTAtcacgtatatatttaattcatctgTTTAAAAGCAATCGATTACAAATGAAAACATATTCGTATAACGACGCCGTATATCTAATGTAACATTACCTACTTCAACAATAACATTCTATTGTAGCATTTATTGTGAAGTACTTTTATACACTTGAACATCATAGACATACGCATACAACTACGCTTCAAAAACTACTTCGTGACGTCACTTACAATAAAAGAAATTCGTAGTCACATTTAATTGTGCACAATTCCTTTTTAGTCGATATGAGGTTCGTTTACGTTATCTTACGTTTACAATAATTTTCGTAATAAATGCATTCATAACATTACTTTTCGTAAATGCTcgttaaatatactatatactgATTAAAAGAACCGAATAAATTCACGAAAATAATAATCGAACAGGTGTAAACGAATGGGTCGACTAGTTtccttattaacaaaaaattgaGAAACAATATTTAGACCCGCTTGACGTGTTACGTACATAAGACAAGCTAGGAAATAATCGTGATGGGGTAACGGAAAAAGTATATTAAGTCTTCCATCTTAAGCCAACCATCAAAGCCAAACTGTTTTACGAGTTTACTGAATTTCAGAGATGATCGATCTGACTTTTCTAGCTTCGCCTATAGCTACGCAATGTAAACGGGTGTCTATACTATTGGACGTAGGCAGTTTTAGGGTGGGACGTATGGAGGGGGCTTCCTGTATGTCGGGGTCGCTTTAGGGCGTGGAGGGGTACGGGATGCGGCGAAGGGGGGCGGAGGGCGGTAGGGTGCGTCTTCCCCCGAACGGTAATCAGGCGCAGGTGGTAATAGTGGCGGTTTCTCCTCTCTCATGATGACCGGACTTTTGTCAGCTGGTTCAGCATCGGCTCTTTCCTCGAGTTCATCTTGGAAAATCACAGGGATTCCTTTCGAACGGAACGCTTGACGTTCCTCTTCATCGCCAACGCTCATTTTACCTGATGTTTATAAGAGTTATGTTATTAATtgcagtaatattaaaatatattcatagacTATATAGCGCGAACAATGCTTGCGAAATTATTCTAGCTCTTTAGTATGTGCAAGTGCGAATATAAGACAGAGATATGTGCATAGATAATATCGTTAAATTAAGCGAACATTTAATCTAAGAGCCAGGTctagtaagaaaaaataaacaaaacgataatatactaaattaacTGAAGTGCTCTAAAtgattaatcaataaatcacCTTTTTCGTGTCAAGAATTTGCATCCGCTATGGTTAAAATActcgttaataatttttatatatttaatattatttagcgaatttgtaatattttgtatgttgtcTACTGTACATCAAAATTGAGAtcaataactaattttattatgcgATATATTTTACCTAACGTACTACATAACGTACTTATGTATAAGATTATAGGAACTATAATACAGTTTCAAAATGAAACATACTCTATGGCATCTCaccaatatgtatatgtacacatattactataataatgtaTTCGATTCTTACCGGTTCGTCGTCTCCTGTACAGAACGCATGCGATAATTCCAGCAACGACGATCATACACACGATCACGATGGCAGGTATAACGAACGTCACCAAGTAGTCTGAATATTCGGGACTGGCGTTCGTTGCTTTGTTTTGCAAATTCGTACCAGGTTGTATCGGAACCAAGGTCTTTGTGGTTTTGGTGTTTTGATCGGCACAGAGTCCCAGAGGAATGAGGCGGATCGACATCACTTTGAGatctttatcaaatatttgatcGACATGCTCTCGAAGGTTTCCCCCAATAGCTCCCCGTTCGTCAACTATTATCATTTTACGGAGTTCCTCGATTTCTCTCTTGGGACATCTGTCCATTGGTAGACTTGTGTTGTACCTGAAAATAGGTTTGGatcatttatattacaaataattatttgagacaattaaaaaaaatatgctatgtGTTTTTAGACAttagttttatacaatttaaacttAAGTAGGAAAAGCTTAGAAAGGAATACTTTAAGTCTAGACTAGTAATATTTTGAGGGAACACTAAATCCAATATCTACTTGTTATGATGTTTAGACTCCAGTCACAAGAGAACacaagccaaataaacaacatttgattgGTCAATTCGGTATCAAAAGTCCCgagcttgattaatatataatattaattattgattttcgGAAAAAATGCGTTTTGTAGAACTACTATTCCATAGttttgtatcataaataaagatatattgatcaagaactgttagtagtgcacaatgttGGTATAAGAGAATCGCGTGGCCTACGtaaatgtaaggtttgtttatcgattggaatagactataataTGGTCGTTTACCGCCCCAGGAAGTGCATTCACAAATATCATCCGCACTTATCGCTTCGGCGGCTACAGTTCTAGGAGGATTTGGGGTCAGGTGGTCGGTCAATCGAAATTACgaaagaaaacaataattaccAAATTATTGTAGTAGGATTGTCCGTGATGCTCTGTATCCGAATATTATCGGTCTCCTTCTGCCCAAACAGCGCTGCCAGCTTCTCTACGACCTTGCGCTTATTGTTGGCGCTGTCGACGAGGTTGGGCGACGGGTCCATCGTCATCTGGAACTCGACGGTCGGACGGATCGTTGGAGCCTTCGCCACTTCGACTATCAAGCTGTCGTAAGCACTCTTCTTGCTCGAGTCCTCGGCGATCTGCAATATTTAAGTGTGGTATTGGTATGTGAGCgagtttaaaattcattttcattctttataatttactatattcCAAACAGATAATGtttgtttcttatattttatggtCTGAAACTACACCTTCTTAATATTAGTATGCCAAAAATCTTGccaaataagatattattatagtgAAACATTCGTTAATTAATCACCAATTACTTACCAGCTGATAATGCACGCTTCTCTCATCGTTAGACGTGGGCAAGCCATAGAATTCTTGGTTGCGTGCATCGAACTGCAACCAGTGGTTTGCGGGAATCTCGGAGCGGTCGCTGAATCGAAGGGACAACTGCAGATTTCGAGTGCCGCCGTCCTCCGGGTCGAAGAACGTGTCCTGGAAGATAAAATATGCCATCCGGGAGTTACGTAAATCTGAAAATCGCACGGAACACGCATCGGATATGTATCGCTCGAGCGGCTCACCTCCGGCACCTTGTAGACGAGCAGGTGGCCCACGGTGGCGGTGAGGTGGTCGACCTGGTTGCGCGTGACGGGCGGGTAGGTGTcgggcgcgcgcgccgccccgcgcgccgccgcgcagCGCCCCGCGCCGCGCCAGCGCACCGCCGACACCGCCAGCTCCGGCGACATGGCGCGCGCCAGCCCCGCCGACGCCGCGCCGCGCTCCGACTCCGACTCCATTATCTGCGAGCGGCGGTGGCTATGTACTGGCTTGTCATTATCTTTTGCTTCATCTCATAAACAATTTTGGTCATCCGGTAATCGGCGACCAAATTGTGGAATGCGCACCCGACTGCTAACGTTATATTAGTTATGAATCAATCACCTTCATGAGCCTGTTGATGTCGTCCATGGGGCAGGCGGGATCTTTCGGTAGCGTATCGTTCGTCCACACGAACTCGTACAGGTCCTCGTTCTGGGTCGCGTTCAGGACCGTCAAGTGGTCCATGTCCGTGTCCCTGAACAGATTGACGATGCCTTCCAGAGCTCGTATCTGCCAGTCGATTACGTTGTTGAACTGTTTGAGGAGTTTGAATTGCATGATGAACTGATGATTAATAGTCCGCCCGCTCTTGTGCTGTTGCACTGTGATGTCTAGCGGCCCTCGAGCGAGGAGACCTTCGCTGTCTTGTGCTTCTACAATGAAGTTCCAGCGAGACACGTGCGCTTCCAATGGTCTAGAAAAAAATTTAggcataataaaaattaaaaaagagtacTTAAAATGGTAATATACTTTTTGCTATTGTGGATTAAATTTTATGGACACTCTAAAACATTTGAGAAGCGGATTatggtttataatttatatattttataatatatttttgcacggtgacattattatttaacgataTTATAACGATATACGAGgcattttttatgattataaaatataatcaaaataattaagactACTCACAATCCATATACTTCTCGTTCAGTGGGAATGAATTGAATCCAAGAGTTTTTGCTGAGCGGGACGTTTTCAGCTTCATACATAGTGAACGTAAGGTTGCTTCCTTCTTCTGGATCAGTGAACAAGTCGGCTGGTATGATGTATCTAAAGTAAGATAAGATTTGTATATAtcaagaatataatatactagttttTGACCGCGGCGTCATTTGTATTTTAGGGGTAGATCGTCAGGTTTCAGGCATAAAAAGTAGACTGTTCTTCCGACCTTGCTTCAAACCAAATTTGATCACAATCAGTTCAGTATTTTGACCCatgaaaacgtaacagacagatagactgTAACACTTATAATACCTATTGGAACAAGCTATGCTTATAGCAAAAACGATTATTCATCTGCTTATGGTTTGTCagctaaaataaacttaacaaatataatgaaattggtATGTTTTTGCTGACTTTACACTTCGGTCACAAACACTATATCAGACATCTTGTAAGCGCGAGCCTCACACACTCATACTAAGGcacgtcaataaaaaaataacttgtacAGGCGCTCCTTTgtgaattaatttacattgatatttatattttgcacCATCTCTTcccaaaatagttaattttatggtTAAACATAGATTACATTTTCAGCAGTCATACATGGTACACACCTGAAGGCTTTGCCAGCTGTGATCGCTAGTTTCTTCATATGGTGTTTGAGTGTGGGCGGCTGATTGACGGGCATCGGGAATGGAACGGTTTCCGTCGTCCTACCGATTATGGTACTCGAACGCTCCGTTGATGTTATTATCTCCTGTAACATGCAGTTCGCTTGTGTCATTACacgaaaaatatatgttaaaaaacaaaatatattataaatatataaataactaccgACACCACTATTATTAATCCTCTGCAAATTTGTTTGTATGACCATCATTGAAGTGAAAAGAATAATGAAGTGATATAACCTGTATTGGAGTAAtgccttttttaatattgtaaaatgtatatttgtactactgttaatatgtataatcatcacgtatatttttgaatttagaataaagATTACAGTAAGTtagaaaattaatcttttagCCAAAACAGATCCCAGATCAACCATCATCCAGACTGATTTATACAATTGTCTgcacaaaatatatacactttACATGTTTCgtacttacaatattttccaTGTTCGAAAATTAAACAAGAGTCTAAtcgaaaaaagtttttacttttcaACATctgttgataataaattatctgttgCATGCAGTAAACCATGTTATCTTCACAGACCTGCTTGGTTACTTCCTGAGTTGTAATTTCAGGTGTTGGAGTTGTTGTTGGTATTGTCGTTGGAATGGTCACAATCGTTGTGGGTATCGGCGTTGTTGACGTCGTTGTTGAAGTTGATGTTGTTTCTGTCGTTGTCGATGTGGATGTGGTAGTGCTTGATGTCGTTGAAGGAGTGGTCATCGACTCTGTTACTGTTTCTTCGGTCGGTGAGGGCGATGTCGGTGTTTCAGACGACACAGGCGGTAGTTCGTTTGATGCGCGTATTATAACGGTCTGCTGAAAGTGCCATGCGGACGCTCACAACGTGATGTGATTTGCGGACGTAAAGGCAAATTTATCGCAGACTAGGAGTTTTCGTGTgaggcaatatttaaaaaatgcggAGTATTCAtagatattaaaacatttcgtGCATTATGAGAATGGGACGGAATTTTGATCATATTAAGTCAGAAATTATAGTTCTCGAGCGAACGAGTGTTAAAATGGAATTTCTGAAAAATAACCTCGACTCggacaaaacaataaataattatgtagattTTGTCTGTACGTTCACTAGgaattattttgt
This window encodes:
- the LOC125070194 gene encoding dystroglycan 1 isoform X5, encoding MEYSHYVACALLLLCPLALSRHDDDFAFDNNEEFQVELTANHSEIAKNGLRRLWGVPDTSAYVGHLFRMEIPKQAFSGDVLAYKVRSEDGIHMPSWLAVDTKHGLISGVPQKQDLGAHTFTVIAHGRTHGLTATDSFTIEVKKADEKPQSKYGTCIRNENRLVLVILIDGNFHKISSRQRIRALMELASFMALDGDEFWMEAYKAESAQSHTVLMSGSGTTKRRKSDATTAIYLNVGCGEKLWSRHKVLVAGLREQSRDGTLYQLLRLPVLGWRLIGIKPLPRLKRQSPLDEGSGAYDTYDGDDDADYSGYDVEEDDDYTSNIDVGAIPDIDHKVKITPYSESASESTNIKFSKEPIAANPRLLVEEHSPIVIVPEEITTSTEPEQQTVIIRASNELPPVSSETPTSPSPTEETVTESMTTPSTTSSTTTSTSTTTETTSTSTTTSTTPIPTTIVTIPTTIPTTTPTPEITTQEVTKQEIITSTERSSTIIGRTTETVPFPMPVNQPPTLKHHMKKLAITAGKAFRYIIPADLFTDPEEGSNLTFTMYEAENVPLSKNSWIQFIPTEREVYGLPLEAHVSRWNFIVEAQDSEGLLARGPLDITVQQHKSGRTINHQFIMQFKLLKQFNNVIDWQIRALEGIVNLFRDTDMDHLTVLNATQNEDLYEFVWTNDTLPKDPACPMDDINRLMKIMESESERGAASAGLARAMSPELAVSAVRWRGAGRCAAARGAARAPDTYPPVTRNQVDHLTATVGHLLVYKVPEDTFFDPEDGGTRNLQLSLRFSDRSEIPANHWLQFDARNQEFYGLPTSNDERSVHYQLIAEDSSKKSAYDSLIVEVAKAPTIRPTVEFQMTMDPSPNLVDSANNKRKVVEKLAALFGQKETDNIRIQSITDNPTTIIWYNTSLPMDRCPKREIEELRKMIIVDERGAIGGNLREHVDQIFDKDLKVMSIRLIPLGLCADQNTKTTKTLVPIQPGTNLQNKATNASPEYSDYLVTFVIPAIVIVCMIVVAGIIACVLYRRRRTGKMSVGDEEERQAFRSKGIPVIFQDELEERADAEPADKSPVIMREEKPPLLPPAPDYRSGEDAPYRPPPPFAASRTPPRPKATPTYRKPPPYVPP
- the LOC125070194 gene encoding dystroglycan 1 isoform X3, with protein sequence MEYSHYVACALLLLCPLALSRHDDDFAFDNNEEFQVELTANHSEIAKNGLRRLWGVPDTSAYVGHLFRMEIPKQAFSGDVLAYKVRSEDGIHMPSWLAVDTKHGLISGVPQKQDLGAHTFTVIAHGRTHGLTATDSFTIEVKKADEKPQSKYGTCIRNENRLVLVILIDGNFHKISSRQRIRALMELASFMALDGDEFWMEAYKAESAQSHTVLMSGSGTTKRRKSDATTAIYLNVGCGEKLWSRHKVLVAGLREQSRDGTLYQLLRLPVLGWRLIGIKPLPRLKRQSPLDEGSGAYDTYDGDDDADYSGYDVEEDDDYTSNIDVGAIPDIVDETPNPPHPHRHHHGQPDFAPHTTTDTFQTELTDPPTTTPPPPPPSQPPLSTPSQAATLPTEEYTRTETPDSASTNTYTTEDHKVKITPYSESASESTNIKFSKEPIAANPRLLVEEHSPIVIVPEEITTSTEPEQQTVIIRASNELPPVSSETPTSPSPTEETVTESMTTPSTTSSTTTSTSTTTETTSTSTTTSTTPIPTTIVTIPTTIPTTTPTPEITTQEVTKQEIITSTERSSTIIGRTTETVPFPMPVNQPPTLKHHMKKLAITAGKAFRYIIPADLFTDPEEGSNLTFTMYEAENVPLSKNSWIQFIPTEREVYGLPLEAHVSRWNFIVEAQDSEGLLARGPLDITVQQHKSGRTINHQFIMQFKLLKQFNNVIDWQIRALEGIVNLFRDTDMDHLTVLNATQNEDLYEFVWTNDTLPKDPACPMDDINRLMKIMESESERGAASAGLARAMSPELAVSAVRWRGAGRCAAARGAARAPDTYPPVTRNQVDHLTATVGHLLVYKVPEDTFFDPEDGGTRNLQLSLRFSDRSEIPANHWLQFDARNQEFYGLPTSNDERSVHYQLIAEDSSKKSAYDSLIVEVAKAPTIRPTVEFQMTMDPSPNLVDSANNKRKVVEKLAALFGQKETDNIRIQSITDNPTTIIWYNTSLPMDRCPKREIEELRKMIIVDERGAIGGNLREHVDQIFDKDLKVMSIRLIPLGLCADQNTKTTKTLVPIQPGTNLQNKATNASPEYSDYLVTFVIPAIVIVCMIVVAGIIACVLYRRRRTGKMSVGDEEERQAFRSKGIPVIFQDELEERADAEPADKSPVIMREEKPPLLPPAPDYRSGEDAPYRPPPPFAASRTPPRPKATPTYRKPPPYVPP
- the LOC125070194 gene encoding dystroglycan 1 isoform X2 is translated as MEYSHYVACALLLLCPLALSRHDDDFAFDNNEEFQVELTANHSEIAKNGLRRLWGVPDTSAYVGHLFRMEIPKQAFSGDVLAYKVRSEDGIHMPSWLAVDTKHGLISGVPQKQDLGAHTFTVIAHGRTHGLTATDSFTIEVKKADEKPQSKYGTCIRNENRLVLVILIDGNFHKISSRQRIRALMELASFMALDGDEFWMEAYKAESAQSHTVLMSGSGTTKRRKSDATTAIYLNVGCGEKLWSRHKVLVAGLREQSRDGTLYQLLRLPVLGWRLIGIKPLPRLKRQSPLDEGSGAYDTYDGDDDADYSGYDVEEDDDYTSNIDVGAIPDIVDETPNPPHPHRHHHGQPDFAPHTTTDTFQTELTDPPTTTPPPPPPSQPPLSTPPSSPPALPDPTPSQAATLPTEEYTRTETPDSASTNTYTTEDHKVKITPYSESASESTNIKFSKEPIAANPRLLVEEHSPIVIVPEEITTSTEPEQTVIIRASNELPPVSSETPTSPSPTEETVTESMTTPSTTSSTTTSTSTTTETTSTSTTTSTTPIPTTIVTIPTTIPTTTPTPEITTQEVTKQEIITSTERSSTIIGRTTETVPFPMPVNQPPTLKHHMKKLAITAGKAFRYIIPADLFTDPEEGSNLTFTMYEAENVPLSKNSWIQFIPTEREVYGLPLEAHVSRWNFIVEAQDSEGLLARGPLDITVQQHKSGRTINHQFIMQFKLLKQFNNVIDWQIRALEGIVNLFRDTDMDHLTVLNATQNEDLYEFVWTNDTLPKDPACPMDDINRLMKIMESESERGAASAGLARAMSPELAVSAVRWRGAGRCAAARGAARAPDTYPPVTRNQVDHLTATVGHLLVYKVPEDTFFDPEDGGTRNLQLSLRFSDRSEIPANHWLQFDARNQEFYGLPTSNDERSVHYQLIAEDSSKKSAYDSLIVEVAKAPTIRPTVEFQMTMDPSPNLVDSANNKRKVVEKLAALFGQKETDNIRIQSITDNPTTIIWYNTSLPMDRCPKREIEELRKMIIVDERGAIGGNLREHVDQIFDKDLKVMSIRLIPLGLCADQNTKTTKTLVPIQPGTNLQNKATNASPEYSDYLVTFVIPAIVIVCMIVVAGIIACVLYRRRRTGKMSVGDEEERQAFRSKGIPVIFQDELEERADAEPADKSPVIMREEKPPLLPPAPDYRSGEDAPYRPPPPFAASRTPPRPKATPTYRKPPPYVPP